The DNA sequence TTCCGCTGCGCACTCTAACAATAGCCAAGTATTCCAGCATGCAGAGCAACATTCTTATGAGAACATCAGTTACTGAATTACAGGGTCAGCCCAAAATTTGCAGAAGCCTTGGCACATTGGACTCAATCTATTTTTGTCTCTGAGTTGGCGCTCGACTTCTTTCTTTTCATTTTTGTGTCTTGAACCTTCTTTGTTGTACTCAATAACTACGTAACTTTTTGTGCGTTGCTTTAATAGTAAAACCTGTAGGGGCACAATCCCCTCTAGTTTCCTAAAAAAACAATTCAGCTAGTACGCAATGATCGTGCTTTAATTTTATAGTGATTTCTAGTCGTGAGGCCCTCATGTGACCCAACTAGGAGACACAATCCTCTCTTCTCCACCCCACGCAAATTTTTAAACTTACACCGACACATAATAAACCACACAAACGAACTACACTGCTTCCAGCTCACACACACATTCAGCTGCCCTGAATAATGGACCCACACGCACAGGTTGTTGTCCAGTATACCCCAGCCATCTATAGCTTAGCGCAGCTAATTAGTcaacatcttcttcttcttcttcctcttcttcttcttcttcgctCTTGGTGCTGTCATAGGTGTGGAGGACATTGCCAGCGACGTCGTAGAAGACTAGGTGCGCCTCCGTGTTGCTCAACTTCATCGACATGAATCCCTGGCCGTCGTAGATGAACTCTATCTTGTCAGATGTGGTCTTGAACTTGCCAGCCCATGCCTTGGACCCACCGCCGCTTGTCATGAACTGAACTGGACTGCATTTTTTTGTTCTCATTTTCATTAGTTCAGAACATATATAACAGTAATGAAAATTCAGTATTATACTCAGATCAACGATGCATGTACTAGAGTGAATAGCTAGACTGCTAGAGCACCTGTTTCTGCTGCTGATGTGCTGCAAGCAGTGGTCATGGCCGTTCACGTACATGTCAACCCCGCGTGCCTGCGTTGCCATGGCCGATGAAACAAACAAAATCAGTTTTTGGAGTTTTTCATATTTCTGCAGCTAGAGTACGAACAACATGCCTCAAGAATTGGTCGGAGCAACTCCTGGAGCTCAGTGGTGTTGCCATGCTCGCAGCCGCTGCTGATGGGGTGGTGACCAACCACAATCTTCCATGGAGCCTCGGATTGGACAAGGGCATCATCCAGATCCTAACAAAGACAAGATCGAGTTATATTATATACTTGGGTGAATTTATATTCAAAAGATTATTGCATAATACTAGCACATATAGTGTACACCAAATTTACACCTTGAGGAGGTTTTCGATATAGGTGTCGCGAGGAGAAACGTTTCTCCAATCGTACTTGCTGCTGTTCCAGTACTTGAGGTAAAACGGTGACGTGTCAACGAGGAAGAAGTCCGCGATTCCTATTCGGTCATTGCTGAACATGTTacgaatatatatatatccatatGTAAAAATGTGATGAAGATTCATCATGTTCTATAAACATTTACGACAGTTACTATGGCATAATTAAGGGTACATGTAGAGTCCCCGATCGAGGTCAAGACTGTACTTAATTATACAATCGATCCGATGCGTAGTAGGTTGATTTGCATGCTAACCTGAGTTGACGATGAAGGACTTGGCAAGGTTGAGGTACCGGCTGTCCACTTCGCGGATGGCGGGATCTTGCTGCGCCAGCGCATTGCCCGTGTAGTCATGGTTACCGAGTACTGCCGGAATGCATGGCACGTACATGAACAGTAACACTATCACTGAACTGTCACTAGTACAGAAAAACACAACTGCGGTGGTAGTGTCTAATTTGTACAGGTGGTTTTAGTTATAGCACGCCAGTGCAAACAAATCGGCCAGCCCAACTCAAAAACCGCATGTGTAAAATAGAACCACTAGTGTAAATGATGCATTTGCACTGGCGGTTCATGTGCAGTCTGAACTACAGATTGCATGGTGCTTACCAATGTACCACGGCGTCTGGAGGCTCTGGGCGGTGTAGATGTTGGTGAAGCACTCCTTGAAGAGCGGGTCGCTGGTGTTGGCAATGCCGTCGTCGTAGATGTTGTCGCCCGTGGAGATGACGAAGTCAATGTCCAGCTTCTCCCCCACCACTCCCATCTATATACACAGTACATACACACACAGAAGAGAACAGCTTTTTTGATCAGGAAAGGGATTAGCAATTTACACACACATATCTCATATATTTGTATTCCGTCGTATCCAGTAGGTCTACCTAGGTCTAGCCGTCTAGGAAAAAATAATTAGAATTTCGTATACGATCTGAGCTTGTAACTGTTGCAACAAAGAACAGTGCGATCGTACATAAGCAAACAATCAACGGAGATACATAACTACTGGCGCCACCACTTTCGGCTATTAATAATGAAATGAAAGGAGGTCCATGCTCACCATA is a window from the Sorghum bicolor cultivar BTx623 chromosome 5, Sorghum_bicolor_NCBIv3, whole genome shotgun sequence genome containing:
- the LOC8057022 gene encoding purple acid phosphatase 4; the protein is MVPAAPRLLAGIVAAAAALLLLLVAPSAAELTRVEHPPKTEGSLAILAVGDWGRKGQFNQTLVAQQMGVVGEKLDIDFVISTGDNIYDDGIANTSDPLFKECFTNIYTAQSLQTPWYIVLGNHDYTGNALAQQDPAIREVDSRYLNLAKSFIVNSGIADFFLVDTSPFYLKYWNSSKYDWRNVSPRDTYIENLLKDLDDALVQSEAPWKIVVGHHPISSGCEHGNTTELQELLRPILEARGVDMYVNGHDHCLQHISSRNSPVQFMTSGGGSKAWAGKFKTTSDKIEFIYDGQGFMSMKLSNTEAHLVFYDVAGNVLHTYDSTKSEEEEEEEEEEEDVD